The DNA region CGACCGGGGTGCCGTCGACGGTCAGCGCGCCCTCGATCACCAGGATCGCGTGCTCGAAAGCCGAATTCAACGGCAGCACGGCATTCGCTCCGGCCTCGACGCGCAGGTCCGCGCCGACGATCGGGGTGTAGGCGATCGCCGGTGAGGTCACGCCACCCAGCGACCCGATCAGCACGGTGCCCCGGACCTCGGCGCCCCGCGCGTCGGGCAGATTGTTGATCGAGAACGTCGGCAGCTCCCGATGCTGCTCGAAATGCGGTGCGATATCCCGGGATTCGCCCGGCAGCGCCACCCACAGCTGCAACCCGTGCCCCGAGACATGGCCCGGCACCCGGTATTCCGAATGCGCGATGCCGTGCCCCGAGGTCATGATGTTGAGCTGTCCCGGCGCGATCTCCACGTCCGAGCCCACCCCATCGCGGTGCCGGATCCGGCCGTCCAAAGGCCAAGTGACCGTTTGCAATCCGATGTGCGGGTGCGGGTCGATGTCGTGGCCTTCGGGATTGGCCTCCGACCCGGAACCGAAATTGTCCAGGAAGCACCAGGCGCCGACGGTCGGCAGATCCCGTTGCGGCAGTGACCGGAACACGGTCACCCCGCGGACGCCGCCCAGCGGCACCTCCCGCGCCGGAAAGAACTCCGCCCGCGGACCGGGCCGGCCCGACGACTCGCACAGCGACTCCTCCGGCCGCGGCTCCAGATCACTCACACCCGCACCTCCTGCTCAACGTTCCCGCTTGATGCCTTTACCTACCACGTATTCGTCGAACTCCGGATGCTTGTCCAGCCAGCTCTTGATGAACGGGCAGCGCGCCACAATGGTGCGGCCCCGGGCGATCACGTCCTTGATCGCCTCCTGCGCGAGCAGATTCGCCAGGCCCTTGCCGCTGAATTCCTGATCCACCTCGGTATGAATGAAGGTGGTGTCGTTGTCGTCGCGCTCGCGGTACTCGCTGAATCCGGCGAGCGAATTCCCGTACCACACCTCGTACCGGTGTTGCGCGTCGTTACGAACGACAGTTGCCGCTACGGCCTGTTCGCTCATTGTTCAGTTCTCCTTCCGCACCCGCACCGGATGTTTGCTCAAAATCGACACGCGATTGAACGCGCCGATAGTGGTGGCAGCCCAGATGAGAACGGACATCTGGTCATCCGATATATGTTGCCGCGCAGCAGCATACTCACGCTGCATGCTTTCCTCATCCGGCAATGAAGTGACGGTCTCGGCCACCGAGAGCGCCGCCTGCTGCAGTTCCGTGAACAGATAGGGGCTGCGCCGCCAGGCGGTGAGCACATCCAATTGCTGTTGCGTGACGCCGGCGTCGCGGGCCGCGCGGGAATGCAGGTCGAGGCAGAACGGGCAGCCGGTGAGCTGGGACACCCGCACGTTCACCAATTCCATGACGGCCCGGTCCAGATCGGCTGCCGCGGCGGCGTTCCGGATGGCGAACGCGACACTGTTCAGCGCGTGGAAGACCTCGGGGGACTGCTTGTCGATCCAAACCCGGTCGTGAGTTACAGGGGACTGCATAGTGGCTGCATCGTAAGCCGAGAAGGTGAACCGTGCCCTCC from Nocardia tengchongensis includes:
- a CDS encoding pirin family protein translates to MSDLEPRPEESLCESSGRPGPRAEFFPAREVPLGGVRGVTVFRSLPQRDLPTVGAWCFLDNFGSGSEANPEGHDIDPHPHIGLQTVTWPLDGRIRHRDGVGSDVEIAPGQLNIMTSGHGIAHSEYRVPGHVSGHGLQLWVALPGESRDIAPHFEQHRELPTFSINNLPDARGAEVRGTVLIGSLGGVTSPAIAYTPIVGADLRVEAGANAVLPLNSAFEHAILVIEGALTVDGTPVEPGNLFYLGSDRESIRLHDTAGAHLLLLGGEPFGEDLVMWWNFVARSHEEIEQARNDWEKQDVGRFAEIAGHTPEQRIPAPPLPGLHLKPRKRRCGVPHE
- a CDS encoding carboxymuconolactone decarboxylase family protein, with product MQSPVTHDRVWIDKQSPEVFHALNSVAFAIRNAAAAADLDRAVMELVNVRVSQLTGCPFCLDLHSRAARDAGVTQQQLDVLTAWRRSPYLFTELQQAALSVAETVTSLPDEESMQREYAAARQHISDDQMSVLIWAATTIGAFNRVSILSKHPVRVRKEN
- a CDS encoding GNAT family N-acetyltransferase, translated to MSEQAVAATVVRNDAQHRYEVWYGNSLAGFSEYRERDDNDTTFIHTEVDQEFSGKGLANLLAQEAIKDVIARGRTIVARCPFIKSWLDKHPEFDEYVVGKGIKRER